One Mangifera indica cultivar Alphonso chromosome 4, CATAS_Mindica_2.1, whole genome shotgun sequence genomic region harbors:
- the LOC123213979 gene encoding large ribosomal RNA subunit accumulation protein YCED homolog 2, chloroplastic gives MAEAIHFTSAGNINQVFKTCPTKSPKLQTSRFCAAAFKKNDFSLITKRSCKRPPPLITISTSDGRWHTNWNCEYFVSLRDLQLQDLVEAEDKNANVSINLTIQKHASFGLSVDGRIISSFTRICSNCSSPYCREIDTSFNVWVLLSSRDNNKRHNNNFELPEIGGDDPSVIYVKPGYKAELDSLVQDTIRLATLVKDTCSESCEKSEPKIQYIGAQNSASVDKRWGRLLELRDANL, from the exons ATGGCAGAAGCCATCCATTTTACGTCAGCTGGAAATATAAACCAAGTTTTCAAAACATGCCCAACCAAATCCCCCAAGCTTCAGACATCCAGATTCTGCGCAGCTGCTTTCAAGAAAAATGACTTCTCACTG ATCACGAAAAGGAGTTGCAAAAGGCCGCCTCCTTTGATCACCATATCAACATCGGATGGAAGATGGCATACGAATTGGAATTGTGAGTATTTTGTATCTCTGCGGGATTTGCAATTGCAGGATTTGGTTGAAGCTGAAGACAAGAATGCAAATGTTTCCATCAACCTCACCATCCAAAag cATGCCAGCTTTGGCTTATCAGTAGATGGAAGGATCATCTCTTCCTTCACTCGAATATGCAGTAACTGTTCTTCCCCATATTGCAGAGAG ATAGATACAAGCTTTAACGTTTGGGTTTTACTATCAAGTAGAGACAACAATAAGCgccataataataattttgagcTACCTGAAATTGGTGGCGATGATCCTTCA GTTATATACGTTAAACCAGGATATAAAGCCGAACTAGATTCACTGGTGCAGGATACAATCCGCCTTGCCACCTTAGTTAAG GATACCTGCTCAGAGTCGTGTGAGAAATCTGAACCTAAAATTCAAT ATATTGGTGCACAAAATTCTGCTTCCGTTGATAAGAGATGGGGAAGACTTTTGGAGTTGAGGGATGCAAATCTTTAG
- the LOC123213978 gene encoding uncharacterized protein LOC123213978, with protein sequence MAMQTGVSLSKIVILAGAGYTGTVLINNGKLSDLLGKLQELVRGLENSAGHDGDSDLSSDAIAAQIRRIKMEFQQIASTRQITVLNGTSGGNSATSLIIPAATLGALGYGYMWWKGISFSDLMWVTKKSMTAAVSNLTNHLENVTEALSVAKKHLTQRIQALNDKVEKQNEISKDIQKNVKEACDDLFKVEDSLKDLQSMIYGLDGKIDSLGYKQDVTNVGMYYLCSLVDGREGKMPESIQDKFKLGEKARLLLKAPRLKGLKGISDSMYETINDKITDNIDPQRRLLSRITSA encoded by the exons ATGGCCATGCAAACGGGAGTTAGTTTATCTAAAATAGTGATTTTAGCTGGTGCAG GATACACGGGTACTGTCTTGATTAATAACGGTAAATTATCGGATTTGTTGGGGAAACTTCAG GAATTGGTGAGGGGATTAGAAAATTCTGCTGGACATGATGGTGATTCTGACCTCTCCTCTGATGCTATCGCTGCCCAG ATACGGCGCATTAAAATGGAGTTTCAGCAGATAGCCTCAACTAGACAGATTACTGTGCTTAATGGGACTTCTGGTG GTAATAGTGCTACTTCTCTTATAATTCCAGCTGCAACTTTGGGGGCGTTAGGTTATGGTTACATGTGGTGGAAG GGTATTTCATTCTCTGATCTCATGTGGGTAACTAAAAAAAGTATGACAGCTGCTGtttcaaacttgacaaaccatCTGGAAAATGTTACAGAAGCTCTTTCT GTGGCAAAGAAGCATTTGACTCAGCGAATTCAGGCTCTGAATGATAAAGTGGAAAAGCAGAATGAGATCTCAAAGGATATTCAAAAGAAT GTAAAGGAGGCTTGTGATGATCTTTTTAAGGTTGAAGATAGTTTGAAGGACTTGCAAAGCATGATTTACGGTTTG GATGGGAAGATAGATTCATTGGGATACAAGCAg GATGTAACGAATGTTGGTATGTACTACCTTTGTAGCCTTGTTGATGGGAGAGAAGGGAAAATGCCTGAGAGTATACAG GATAAGTTTAAACTTGGTGAGAAGGCTCGTCTTTTACTCAAAGCTCCACGCTTAAAG GGACTTAAGGGAATTTCAGATTCTATGTATGAAACTATCAATGACAAAATTACAGATAATATTGATCCCCAGCGAAGACTACTCTCAAG GATCACTTCAGCATAG
- the LOC123212926 gene encoding SNF1-related protein kinase regulatory subunit gamma-1-like isoform X2, whose amino-acid sequence MAQAQDVKETADISSFDKYFEMIQSRKKLPRALQETLTAAFLRIPVSSFPQVPGGEDAGTDTDWRDRYLGIIDYSAIILWVLETAELAAVALSATTATAAGVGAAAAGALGALALGMTGPAAVAGLTVAAAGAVVAGGVAADTEKRKDAPTAADKLGEDFYKVILQNEPFKSTTVRSLLKSYRWAPFIPVATDSSMLSVLLLLSKYKLRNVPVIERGKPDIKNYITQSAVVRGLEGCKGRDWFDCIAAQCIADLGLPFISSNEVISIQSNELVLEAFKQMKDNQIGGIPVVEGPNKKIIGNVSIRDIRHLLLKPELFSNFRELTVRDFMNTIVSTTQDFGRVFPPITCKLDSTLGSVIQTLASKSVHRVYVVAEEEDELAGVITLRDVISCFIYEPPNHFDEHFGFSPKEMLSR is encoded by the exons ATGGCTCAAGCTCAAGACGTTAAGGAAACTGCAGATATTTCTAgctttgataaatattttgagaTGATTCAGTCGAGGAAAAAATTGCCTCGTGCGTTACAGGAAACATTAACAGCTGCATTCCTGAGGATTCCAGTTTCATCTTTTCCACAAGTTCCAGGAGGCGAAG ATGCGGGTACAGATACAGATTGGAGAGATCGGTACCTCGGGATCATAGATTACTCAGCAATTATACTCTGGGTTCTGGAGACTGCAGAACTTGCAGCTGTTGCTTTATCGGCCACCACTGCAACTGCTGCTGGGGTGGGTGCTGCAGCAGCTGGGGCTCTTGGAGCACTAGCATTGGGCATGACAGGTCCTGCTGCAGTTGCTGGACTAACTGTTGCTGCAGCAGGAGCTGTGGTGGCTGGTGGTGTAGCTGCAGAcacagagaaaagaaaagatgctcCTACAGCTGCTGACAAACTTGGTGAAGATTTTTACAAAGTTATCCTTCAAAATGAGCCATTCAAGTCAACCACT GTAAGGTCACTGCTAAAGTCCTACCGCTGGGCACCTTTCATTCCAGTTGCAACAGACAGTTCTATGCTGAGTGTCTTACTGCTACTTTCAAAATATAAGCTGAGAAATGTACCTGTAATTGAACGAGGCAAGCCTGATATCAAGAACTACATTACTCAATCTGCAGTTGTTCGGGGTCTGGAAGGATGCAAAGGAAGAGATTGGTTTGACTGCATTGCTGCACAGTGTATTGCAGATCTGGGACTTCCTTTCATATCTTCTAATGAG GTAATCAGCATTCAGAGCAATGAATTGGTTCTTGAAGCTTTTAAGCAAATGAAAGACAATCAAATTGGTGGGATTCCAGTTGTGGAGGGACCAAATAAGAAGATTATCGGGAATGTAAGCATACGGGATATCAGACACTTGCTGCTTAAACCAGAACTGTTCTCCAATTTCAG GGAGCTCACAGTCAGAGATTTCATGAATACTATCGTATCAACTACCCAAGATTTTGGCAGGGTGTTCCCACCAATAACATGCAAGCTGGATTCAACGCTCGGCAGTGTGATCCAAACACTTGCTTCCAAGTCTGTTCACAGAGTGTATGTAGTAGCTGAGGAGGAGGATGAACTTGCAGGTGTAATTACCCTAAGAGATGTGATCTCTTGCTTCATATATGAGCCTCCCAATCATTTCGACGAACATTTTGGATTTTCACCCAAAGAAATGCTGAGTAGATGA
- the LOC123212821 gene encoding single-stranded DNA-binding protein WHY1, chloroplastic-like isoform X1, producing the protein MLQLQFSSSQTLNLKLCPCNSLSNSKHCTFTYISSTANFFNIKKNKLSVKCRQSEYYEQKSFPFSPNDSTVGSQSSTEVSVGTLPPKVYVGHSIYKGKAVLTVEPRAPEFVSLDSGAFKLSKEGFVLLQFAPAASLRQYDWSRKQVFSLSVTEIGTLVGLGARESCEFFHDPFKGRSEEGKVRKVLKVEPLPDGSGHFFNLSVQNKLINLNESIYIPITRAEYTVLVSAFNYILPYLLGWHAYANSIKPDDTSHANNTNPRYGGDHEWNR; encoded by the exons atgtTGCAGCTTCAGTTTTCATCTTCTCAAACCCTAAACCTTAAGCTATGCCCATGTAACTCTTtgtcaaattcaaaacattGCACTTTTACTTACATCTCTTCAACTGCAAATTTCTTTAACATCAAAAAGAACAAACTTTCAGTCAAATGCCGTCAATCGGAGTACTATGAGCAAAAGAGTTTCCCCTTCTCTCCCAACGACTCCACTGTTGGTTCACAATCTTCTACTGAAGTATCAG TTGGAACATTGCCACCGAAGGTTTATGTGGGTCATTCAATATACAAAGGGAAGGCAGTCCTTACAGTGGAACCTAGAGCACCGGAATTTGTCTCTTTAGAT TCAGGGGCATTTAAATTATCCAAGGAAGGTTTTGTGTTGCTGCAGTTTGCTCCTGCAGCTAGTCTTCGACAATATGATTGGAGTAGAAAGCAG GTATTCTCACTATCGGTTACTGAAATTGGAACTTTGGTTGGCCTTGGTGCAAGAGAATCTTGTGAATTTTTCCATGATCCCTTCAAGGGAAGAAG TGAGGAAGGCAAGGTAAGGAAGGTGTTGAAGGTGGAGCCGCTTCCTGATGGATCTGGCCACTTCTTTAACCTAA GTGTTCAAAACAAGCTTATCAACCTCAATGAGAGTATTTACATTCCCATTACAAGAGCAGAGTACACGGTCCTTGTCTCTGCATTCAAT TATATATTACCATACCTTCTAGGTTGGCATGCCTATGCAAACTCAATAAAACCAGATGATACCAGCCATGCAAATAACACAAATCCCAGATATGGAGGAGACCATGAATGGAACCGGTGA
- the LOC123212926 gene encoding SNF1-related protein kinase regulatory subunit gamma-1-like isoform X1 → MAQAQDVKETADISSFDKYFEMIQSRKKLPRALQETLTAAFLRIPVSSFPQVPGGEVIEIMADTSITDAVKILSDNKILSAPVKNPDAGTDTDWRDRYLGIIDYSAIILWVLETAELAAVALSATTATAAGVGAAAAGALGALALGMTGPAAVAGLTVAAAGAVVAGGVAADTEKRKDAPTAADKLGEDFYKVILQNEPFKSTTVRSLLKSYRWAPFIPVATDSSMLSVLLLLSKYKLRNVPVIERGKPDIKNYITQSAVVRGLEGCKGRDWFDCIAAQCIADLGLPFISSNEVISIQSNELVLEAFKQMKDNQIGGIPVVEGPNKKIIGNVSIRDIRHLLLKPELFSNFRELTVRDFMNTIVSTTQDFGRVFPPITCKLDSTLGSVIQTLASKSVHRVYVVAEEEDELAGVITLRDVISCFIYEPPNHFDEHFGFSPKEMLSR, encoded by the exons ATGGCTCAAGCTCAAGACGTTAAGGAAACTGCAGATATTTCTAgctttgataaatattttgagaTGATTCAGTCGAGGAAAAAATTGCCTCGTGCGTTACAGGAAACATTAACAGCTGCATTCCTGAGGATTCCAGTTTCATCTTTTCCACAAGTTCCAGGAGGCGAAG TGATTGAAATTATGGCGGACACATCTATTACTGATGCTGTGAAGATTCTATCAGATAACAAAATTCTATCTGCTCCTGTCAAAAATCCAGATGCGGGTACAGATACAGATTGGAGAGATCGGTACCTCGGGATCATAGATTACTCAGCAATTATACTCTGGGTTCTGGAGACTGCAGAACTTGCAGCTGTTGCTTTATCGGCCACCACTGCAACTGCTGCTGGGGTGGGTGCTGCAGCAGCTGGGGCTCTTGGAGCACTAGCATTGGGCATGACAGGTCCTGCTGCAGTTGCTGGACTAACTGTTGCTGCAGCAGGAGCTGTGGTGGCTGGTGGTGTAGCTGCAGAcacagagaaaagaaaagatgctcCTACAGCTGCTGACAAACTTGGTGAAGATTTTTACAAAGTTATCCTTCAAAATGAGCCATTCAAGTCAACCACT GTAAGGTCACTGCTAAAGTCCTACCGCTGGGCACCTTTCATTCCAGTTGCAACAGACAGTTCTATGCTGAGTGTCTTACTGCTACTTTCAAAATATAAGCTGAGAAATGTACCTGTAATTGAACGAGGCAAGCCTGATATCAAGAACTACATTACTCAATCTGCAGTTGTTCGGGGTCTGGAAGGATGCAAAGGAAGAGATTGGTTTGACTGCATTGCTGCACAGTGTATTGCAGATCTGGGACTTCCTTTCATATCTTCTAATGAG GTAATCAGCATTCAGAGCAATGAATTGGTTCTTGAAGCTTTTAAGCAAATGAAAGACAATCAAATTGGTGGGATTCCAGTTGTGGAGGGACCAAATAAGAAGATTATCGGGAATGTAAGCATACGGGATATCAGACACTTGCTGCTTAAACCAGAACTGTTCTCCAATTTCAG GGAGCTCACAGTCAGAGATTTCATGAATACTATCGTATCAACTACCCAAGATTTTGGCAGGGTGTTCCCACCAATAACATGCAAGCTGGATTCAACGCTCGGCAGTGTGATCCAAACACTTGCTTCCAAGTCTGTTCACAGAGTGTATGTAGTAGCTGAGGAGGAGGATGAACTTGCAGGTGTAATTACCCTAAGAGATGTGATCTCTTGCTTCATATATGAGCCTCCCAATCATTTCGACGAACATTTTGGATTTTCACCCAAAGAAATGCTGAGTAGATGA
- the LOC123212821 gene encoding single-stranded DNA-binding protein WHY1, chloroplastic-like isoform X2: MLQLQFSSSQTLNLKLCPCNSLSNSKHCTFTYISSTANFFNIKKNKLSVKCRQSEYYEQKSFPFSPNDSTVGSQSSTEVSVGTLPPKVYVGHSIYKGKAVLTVEPRAPEFVSLDSGAFKLSKEGFVLLQFAPAASLRQYDWSRKQVFSLSVTEIGTLVGLGARESCEFFHDPFKGRSEEGKVRKVLKVEPLPDGSGHFFNLIYITIPSRLACLCKLNKTR; the protein is encoded by the exons atgtTGCAGCTTCAGTTTTCATCTTCTCAAACCCTAAACCTTAAGCTATGCCCATGTAACTCTTtgtcaaattcaaaacattGCACTTTTACTTACATCTCTTCAACTGCAAATTTCTTTAACATCAAAAAGAACAAACTTTCAGTCAAATGCCGTCAATCGGAGTACTATGAGCAAAAGAGTTTCCCCTTCTCTCCCAACGACTCCACTGTTGGTTCACAATCTTCTACTGAAGTATCAG TTGGAACATTGCCACCGAAGGTTTATGTGGGTCATTCAATATACAAAGGGAAGGCAGTCCTTACAGTGGAACCTAGAGCACCGGAATTTGTCTCTTTAGAT TCAGGGGCATTTAAATTATCCAAGGAAGGTTTTGTGTTGCTGCAGTTTGCTCCTGCAGCTAGTCTTCGACAATATGATTGGAGTAGAAAGCAG GTATTCTCACTATCGGTTACTGAAATTGGAACTTTGGTTGGCCTTGGTGCAAGAGAATCTTGTGAATTTTTCCATGATCCCTTCAAGGGAAGAAG TGAGGAAGGCAAGGTAAGGAAGGTGTTGAAGGTGGAGCCGCTTCCTGATGGATCTGGCCACTTCTTTAACCTAA TATATATTACCATACCTTCTAGGTTGGCATGCCTATGCAAACTCAATAAAACCAGATGA